The Fusobacterium periodonticum 1_1_41FAA genome includes a window with the following:
- a CDS encoding DNA alkylation repair protein, translating to MEIESLELKTEKEYKEFLDYLFSIRDLEYRDFNTKIVVPVDCEIIGIRTPILRDIAKKIAKTSSENFLNLFEKLFIKKKIKYYEEKVLYGFLIGYSKMEYQDRLKRIDFFINIIDNWAVCDIVDSSFKFINKNKKEDFYKYLNSKLSATNPWEQRFIFVMLLAYYVEDKYLKDIFKICEKIKSEEYYVNMAKAWLLSVCYVKYREETYKFLEKTKLDAWTVNKAIQKIRESLRVTKEEKEQVLILKRK from the coding sequence ATGGAAATTGAAAGTTTAGAACTTAAAACTGAAAAGGAATATAAAGAATTTTTAGACTATCTTTTTTCAATAAGAGATCTTGAATATAGAGATTTCAATACTAAAATAGTTGTGCCTGTAGATTGTGAGATAATAGGAATAAGAACTCCAATTTTAAGAGATATAGCTAAAAAAATTGCTAAAACTTCTTCTGAAAACTTTTTAAATCTTTTTGAAAAATTATTTATTAAAAAGAAGATTAAATATTATGAAGAAAAAGTTTTATATGGCTTTTTAATTGGCTATTCAAAGATGGAGTATCAAGACAGATTAAAAAGAATAGATTTCTTTATAAATATTATAGATAATTGGGCGGTTTGTGATATAGTTGATTCAAGCTTTAAGTTTATCAATAAAAATAAAAAAGAAGATTTCTATAAATATTTAAATTCTAAATTATCTGCAACAAATCCATGGGAACAAAGATTTATTTTTGTTATGTTACTCGCTTATTATGTAGAAGATAAGTATTTAAAAGATATTTTTAAAATCTGTGAAAAAATAAAATCAGAAGAATATTATGTTAACATGGCTAAAGCTTGGTTACTATCAGTTTGTTATGTAAAATATAGAGAAGAGACTTATAAATTCCTAGAAAAAACTAAACTAGATGCTTGGACAGTCAATAAGGCTATTCAAAAAATTAGGGAATCTCTGAGAGTTACAAAAGAAGAAAAAGAACAAGTACTAATTTTAAAAAGAAAATAA
- the kdsB gene encoding 3-deoxy-manno-octulosonate cytidylyltransferase, which yields MKFLGIIPARYSSTRLEGKPLKLIEGHTMIEWVYKRAKKSNLDSLIVATDDERIYNEVLNFGGQAIMTSTEHTNGTSRIAEVCEKIKDYDVIINIQGDEPLIEYEMINSLIETFKENKDLKMATLKHKLIEKEEIENPNNVKVICDKNDYAIYFSRSVIPYPRKADDISYFKHIGIYGYKRDFVIEYSKMPATALEIAESLEQLRVLENGYKIKVLETTHSLIGVDTQENLDQVINFVKKNNIRI from the coding sequence ATGAAATTTTTAGGAATAATACCAGCAAGATATTCTTCAACTAGACTTGAAGGAAAACCTTTAAAATTAATAGAAGGTCACACTATGATAGAGTGGGTATACAAGAGAGCAAAAAAATCAAATCTTGACTCATTAATCGTAGCAACAGATGATGAAAGAATATACAATGAAGTCTTAAATTTTGGTGGACAAGCAATAATGACAAGTACAGAACACACTAACGGAACATCAAGAATAGCAGAAGTTTGTGAAAAAATAAAGGACTATGATGTTATCATAAATATTCAAGGTGACGAACCATTAATAGAATATGAAATGATAAATAGTTTAATAGAAACATTTAAAGAAAATAAAGATTTAAAAATGGCTACATTAAAACATAAATTAATCGAAAAAGAAGAAATAGAAAATCCAAATAATGTAAAAGTAATTTGTGATAAAAATGACTATGCAATATATTTTTCAAGATCTGTAATTCCTTATCCAAGAAAGGCTGATGATATATCATATTTTAAACATATAGGAATCTATGGGTATAAAAGAGACTTTGTTATAGAATATTCAAAGATGCCAGCAACAGCTTTAGAAATAGCTGAATCTTTAGAACAACTTAGAGTTTTAGAAAATGGTTATAAAATAAAAGTTTTAGAAACAACTCATAGTTTAATTGGGGTAGATACTCAAGAGAACTTAGATCAAGTAATTAATTTTGTTAAAAAAAATAATATAAGAATATAA
- a CDS encoding autotransporter-associated N-terminal domain-containing protein gives MNNNLYNVEKNLRSIAKRYENVKYSVGLAVLFLMKGTSAFSDDNMIQETEKQKDILIDVKKGKSQLKEKKTITQKTQKLKASWTSMQFGANDLYSNFFATPKTDIEKTTIVKNEKTVLVASADNSTSLPMFAKLSSDIEKTSTPTTEEINTSKENLRNSVGNLQNKIDIARKENSKEIEGLKLELVQLMEQGNQVVKSPWSSWQFGANYFYDNWGSAYKGRGDKKAEIYNLQRDNTMKRFVYPTSGASSSSVKYGLTDLSIEEEEKSKIIVNAAIRPKLIDKEPPKLQLPTVTAPNSRALGLTLSSPKVIQISSVKAPDMDISIVNPNASPFSDFFWGWLEGVSIAAAHINDESRPVWKEARRPMMQNIDITGGVFWSGVKPDGTAFEGSGFSGASQDTTVHNAVNFTSSKNYDKRHQTIINSYDGRWSGRPGNKITGGSYYVRGRDNTPTAQGVGFVSGKGTGTAAFHIVGDVEIKNVTVNLYNRAAFINAEAFRGGSVKMENVTINILEDSNTVFNIQGKGDGAYQDSKYFSGGKFSTSLTGDANIRVGTKDNTIYAMKNYAGGLRIENKGEIIFDGASNIGFSVLTWVPDKSKYIAVEYPTYTNGGNQGEGSLDKYIPYIKLSADKPMKFYGDENVGIFFNTKNDNIAHNKGIHQGYFELYFDIGSKLDFDSSAVQKEAGRLNKVGYTSTTVDGNVGVYAISGQRQGVDYNSLAKSSVRYNVTDTATTKPYLNFLEKDPIHNLNFDKFNITFGKYAKNGFMFLAKNGTVIDIQAGAQSDFSDGINGTNTLEADTGAKTIIAYAEGKWTANGTGLTELTGTDLENKPTEIIVDKKLHMVSKEGVAFFAKDGGKITVKKDAEARGYKSVLAYAEAGTVDISSNIKAQDENVITLSEKYQNIGAYTKNGGTITVGGNATINGLAALADGVNAKVYLNGTDNIVNTGTGGGLFATNGGIVEFNGGTIVNKDNSLARGLSQNDHDAVTPFHVENSGKIIFKNGATTNIEMYDGILVSGEDSDYTIGTGGTNKYQGMSNVKVKLMKDGVNLGIFKNLDLTWAGNSGLTTFTNGLLAIPKFGALSTNGKSFKTTLVEGKLTVNSNVNLADNSDQFNGILMERELVTINSGKTITGNGKGLSMGSNSGAASNAESGYINKGTVNITGGTTSSGIAGINVSYGQILNDTTGIVEIDNGAGLYGTNGSKIVNKGTVTVTGSGTGIAGLGKGNTTPAITYGDGKIQIENHGTINISGANSTGIYAENNKGAAQSDVIITNTKSLSLGDNSVGIALKSVSGVGGEINISGTGNSDIKVGTNGFGVYAEDSKLILDTNYGIETGDNGVGIYTKGSSTVGNTKTLNYKYFGSRTGSGIATLYSGSNATNNLNINLNNSTNTIAGMVGVFANGGGNFTNTGDITGKSNAVEFGIVADNNTNVINSGNITLGNASTLAKGNVGIYVKTANNITNTGSISVGDNSIALYGYGINHTNGNISVGNNGIGIFSQGGNVLLTAGTLTVSTNKAVGVFTSGANQTIASTNSMVIGDASYGFVIKGTGHNLTTNNGTVTLGNDSVFAYSDKTGTMTNRTQLLSTGSGNYGLYSAGNIKNLADINFASGVGNVGIYSTGGTAVNGDTGLGIRPRIIVNGTDSTNKLYGIGMAAGYYDEENKILKNTGNIVNYGTIDVLKSESIGMYAVGNGSTAKNYGTINLSGKNTVGMYLDQGAIGENYGTIKSVPNATNDGIKGVVALNGSIFKNYGQVTIDSPNATGYYYVNTQNYENKGGTITVSGDNAKETDTASQNDTTKRAKGIEIEVKIDPSGGSSTATVIRNGTAVKPIAIDTNIASPSAKKLTVGDTTLDLSSRLSSIPNMSRGSEIGMYVDTSGINYTNPIQGLDKLTNLKAVNLIFGTEASEYTTEKDIEIGPNILNPYNDVIRDVSSAGGGKVEFLMNSSNLTWIATATQNVDLTIAKLYLSKRPYTTFAKEKDTYNFMDGLEQRYGVEKEGTRERELFKKINKLGLNEIEQKLFVQAVDEMKGHQYANVQQRIQATGNILDKEFNYLRNEWSNPTKDSNKIKTFGVKGEYNTNTAGVIDYTNNAYGVAYVHEDETVRLGESVGWYAGIVHNTFKFKDFGNSKEEQLQAKVGLFKSVPFDENNSLNWRISGDVFAGYNKMNRKFLVVDEVFGSKGRYHTYGLGLKNEISKEFRLSESFTFKPYAALGLEYGRVSKISEKSGEMKLEVKANDYFSIKPEIGTELAYKHYFGANTMKVGVSVAYENELGRVANGKNKAKVAGTNADWYDLRGEKEDRTGNIKTDLNIDWDNQRVGVTASVGYDTKGHNVRAGVGLRVIF, from the coding sequence ATGAATAACAATTTATATAATGTAGAAAAAAATTTACGATCAATTGCTAAAAGATATGAAAATGTAAAATATTCAGTTGGACTTGCTGTACTTTTTTTAATGAAGGGGACAAGTGCATTTTCTGATGACAATATGATACAAGAAACAGAAAAACAAAAGGATATTTTAATAGATGTAAAAAAAGGAAAATCTCAACTTAAAGAAAAAAAGACAATAACACAAAAAACACAAAAACTTAAAGCTTCTTGGACAAGTATGCAATTTGGAGCCAATGATTTGTATAGCAATTTTTTTGCTACACCAAAAACTGATATAGAGAAAACTACAATTGTAAAAAATGAAAAGACTGTTTTAGTAGCTAGTGCAGACAATAGTACAAGTTTGCCTATGTTCGCTAAACTTTCATCAGATATAGAAAAAACTTCAACACCTACAACTGAAGAAATAAATACAAGCAAAGAAAATCTAAGAAACTCAGTTGGAAATTTACAAAATAAGATAGATATAGCAAGAAAAGAAAATAGTAAAGAAATAGAAGGTTTAAAGTTAGAATTAGTTCAACTTATGGAACAAGGGAATCAGGTAGTTAAATCACCTTGGTCATCATGGCAATTTGGTGCTAACTATTTCTATGATAATTGGGGCTCTGCATATAAAGGTAGAGGAGATAAAAAAGCTGAAATTTATAATCTTCAAAGAGACAACACAATGAAAAGATTTGTATATCCTACAAGTGGTGCTTCAAGTTCAAGTGTAAAATATGGATTAACAGATTTATCAATAGAAGAAGAAGAAAAATCTAAAATAATAGTAAATGCAGCTATAAGACCTAAATTAATAGATAAAGAACCACCTAAGTTACAATTACCAACAGTAACAGCACCTAATTCACGAGCATTGGGTCTAACATTGAGTTCACCAAAAGTCATACAAATATCAAGTGTGAAAGCACCAGATATGGATATTAGTATAGTAAATCCAAATGCAAGTCCATTTTCAGATTTTTTTTGGGGATGGTTAGAAGGAGTATCAATAGCAGCAGCTCATATTAATGATGAAAGTAGACCTGTATGGAAAGAAGCACGTCGTCCAATGATGCAGAATATAGATATTACTGGTGGAGTATTTTGGTCAGGAGTAAAACCAGATGGGACAGCATTTGAAGGTTCTGGATTTTCAGGAGCTTCACAGGATACAACAGTTCATAATGCTGTAAATTTTACTTCAAGTAAAAATTATGATAAAAGACATCAAACTATAATTAACTCATATGATGGTAGGTGGTCAGGAAGACCTGGAAATAAAATAACAGGTGGATCATACTATGTTAGAGGTAGAGATAACACACCAACTGCTCAGGGCGTTGGTTTTGTAAGTGGAAAGGGAACTGGAACCGCAGCATTCCATATAGTAGGAGATGTTGAGATAAAAAATGTAACAGTTAATTTATATAATAGAGCAGCCTTTATTAATGCAGAAGCATTTAGAGGTGGAAGTGTAAAAATGGAAAATGTAACTATAAATATATTAGAAGATAGTAACACAGTTTTTAATATACAAGGTAAAGGTGATGGTGCATACCAAGATTCTAAATATTTTAGTGGTGGAAAATTTTCAACATCGCTTACAGGAGATGCTAATATCCGTGTTGGAACAAAGGACAATACAATTTATGCTATGAAAAATTATGCTGGAGGATTAAGAATTGAAAATAAAGGAGAAATTATTTTCGATGGAGCATCTAATATAGGCTTTTCAGTTTTAACTTGGGTTCCTGATAAATCAAAATATATTGCTGTGGAATATCCAACTTATACAAATGGAGGAAACCAAGGAGAAGGAAGTTTAGATAAATATATACCTTATATAAAATTATCAGCAGATAAACCAATGAAATTTTATGGAGATGAAAATGTTGGAATATTCTTTAACACAAAAAATGATAATATCGCACATAATAAAGGAATACATCAAGGATATTTTGAGTTATATTTTGATATAGGAAGTAAATTAGATTTTGATTCAAGTGCAGTGCAAAAAGAAGCAGGAAGACTAAATAAAGTTGGATATACATCTACAACAGTGGATGGAAATGTTGGGGTATATGCGATCTCTGGACAAAGACAAGGAGTAGATTATAACAGTTTAGCAAAAAGCAGTGTAAGATATAATGTTACTGACACAGCTACGACTAAACCTTATCTTAACTTTCTTGAAAAAGATCCTATTCATAATTTAAACTTTGATAAATTTAATATTACTTTTGGAAAATATGCAAAGAATGGATTTATGTTTTTAGCAAAAAATGGAACAGTCATTGATATACAAGCGGGAGCACAAAGTGATTTTTCTGATGGAATAAATGGAACAAATACATTGGAAGCAGATACAGGAGCAAAAACTATTATAGCCTATGCTGAAGGAAAATGGACTGCTAACGGAACAGGATTAACAGAATTAACAGGAACTGATTTAGAAAATAAACCAACAGAAATCATAGTTGATAAAAAATTACATATGGTTAGTAAAGAAGGAGTAGCTTTTTTTGCAAAAGATGGTGGAAAAATAACTGTGAAAAAAGATGCAGAAGCAAGAGGATATAAATCAGTTCTTGCCTATGCAGAAGCAGGAACTGTGGATATAAGTTCTAATATTAAAGCACAAGATGAGAATGTAATAACACTTAGTGAAAAATATCAAAATATAGGAGCCTATACTAAAAATGGAGGAACAATAACTGTTGGAGGAAATGCAACTATCAATGGATTGGCTGCATTAGCAGATGGAGTAAACGCAAAAGTTTATTTGAATGGAACAGATAATATTGTCAACACAGGTACAGGAGGAGGATTGTTTGCTACTAATGGAGGAATAGTAGAATTCAATGGAGGAACTATTGTAAATAAAGATAATAGTTTAGCAAGAGGATTATCCCAAAATGACCATGATGCTGTAACACCTTTCCATGTAGAAAATAGTGGAAAAATTATCTTTAAAAATGGAGCTACTACAAATATAGAAATGTATGATGGAATTCTTGTTTCTGGTGAAGATAGTGATTACACAATTGGAACTGGTGGAACTAACAAATATCAAGGAATGAGTAATGTAAAAGTTAAATTAATGAAAGACGGGGTAAATCTGGGAATATTTAAAAATTTAGATCTTACTTGGGCAGGAAATAGTGGTTTAACGACATTTACCAATGGACTTTTAGCAATACCTAAATTTGGAGCTTTAAGTACAAATGGAAAATCATTTAAAACTACATTAGTAGAAGGGAAATTGACTGTTAATAGTAATGTAAATTTAGCAGATAATTCTGATCAATTTAATGGTATTTTAATGGAAAGAGAATTAGTTACAATAAATTCTGGGAAAACTATTACAGGAAATGGTAAAGGACTTTCTATGGGTTCAAATTCTGGAGCAGCTTCTAATGCTGAATCTGGATATATAAATAAGGGAACTGTTAATATAACAGGTGGAACAACATCATCAGGTATAGCTGGAATAAATGTTAGTTATGGACAAATTTTAAATGATACAACAGGAATTGTTGAAATAGATAACGGTGCAGGACTTTATGGTACTAATGGAAGTAAGATTGTAAATAAAGGAACAGTTACAGTAACAGGAAGTGGAACAGGAATAGCAGGATTAGGAAAAGGAAATACTACACCAGCTATAACTTATGGAGATGGTAAAATTCAAATAGAAAACCATGGTACAATAAATATTTCTGGTGCTAATTCAACAGGAATTTATGCAGAAAATAATAAAGGAGCAGCTCAATCAGATGTAATAATAACTAATACTAAATCATTGAGTTTAGGGGATAATAGTGTTGGAATTGCATTAAAGAGTGTCTCAGGAGTTGGTGGAGAAATAAATATATCTGGAACAGGAAATTCAGATATAAAAGTTGGAACAAATGGTTTCGGAGTCTATGCTGAGGACAGTAAGTTAATTTTAGATACTAACTATGGTATAGAAACTGGTGATAATGGAGTGGGAATTTACACAAAAGGAAGCTCAACAGTAGGAAATACGAAAACATTAAATTATAAATATTTTGGAAGTAGAACAGGAAGTGGAATAGCGACTCTATATTCTGGATCAAATGCAACTAATAACCTAAATATTAATTTAAATAACAGTACTAATACAATAGCGGGTATGGTAGGAGTTTTTGCTAATGGTGGTGGAAACTTTACTAATACAGGAGACATTACAGGAAAATCTAATGCAGTAGAATTTGGAATAGTTGCAGACAACAATACTAATGTAATTAATAGTGGAAATATAACATTAGGGAATGCGAGTACTTTAGCTAAAGGAAATGTAGGAATATATGTAAAAACAGCAAATAATATTACTAATACAGGAAGTATATCAGTTGGCGATAATTCAATAGCTCTATATGGTTATGGAATAAATCATACAAATGGAAATATATCAGTTGGTAATAATGGTATAGGAATTTTTTCACAAGGAGGAAATGTTTTACTGACAGCTGGAACATTAACAGTTAGTACAAACAAGGCAGTAGGAGTATTTACATCAGGAGCGAATCAAACTATAGCAAGTACAAATTCTATGGTAATAGGAGATGCTTCTTATGGATTTGTAATAAAGGGAACAGGACATAATTTAACAACTAATAATGGTACAGTTACATTAGGAAATGATTCTGTGTTTGCTTATTCAGATAAAACTGGAACAATGACAAATCGTACACAATTATTATCAACAGGAAGTGGAAACTATGGACTATATTCAGCAGGAAATATAAAAAATTTAGCTGATATTAATTTTGCTTCAGGAGTAGGAAATGTAGGTATATATAGTACAGGTGGAACAGCAGTAAATGGAGATACAGGACTAGGAATAAGACCAAGAATAATCGTGAATGGAACTGACAGTACAAACAAACTTTATGGAATAGGGATGGCAGCTGGATATTACGATGAAGAGAATAAGATATTAAAAAATACAGGAAATATTGTGAATTATGGAACAATAGATGTATTAAAAAGTGAAAGTATAGGAATGTATGCTGTTGGTAATGGTTCTACTGCAAAAAATTATGGAACAATTAATCTAAGTGGAAAAAACACTGTTGGAATGTATTTAGATCAAGGTGCAATAGGTGAAAATTATGGAACAATAAAAAGTGTCCCTAATGCAACAAATGATGGAATAAAGGGAGTAGTTGCATTAAATGGTTCTATATTTAAGAATTATGGTCAAGTTACTATAGATTCTCCAAATGCCACAGGATACTACTATGTTAATACACAAAATTATGAAAATAAAGGTGGAACTATAACTGTATCTGGAGACAATGCAAAAGAAACAGATACGGCAAGTCAAAATGACACGACAAAAAGAGCAAAAGGAATTGAAATAGAAGTGAAAATAGATCCTAGCGGTGGATCATCAACAGCAACTGTTATTAGAAATGGAACAGCAGTAAAACCTATTGCTATTGATACAAATATAGCTTCTCCAAGTGCAAAAAAACTAACAGTAGGAGATACAACTTTGGATTTAAGTAGCAGACTTTCAAGTATACCAAATATGTCGAGAGGTTCAGAAATAGGAATGTATGTGGATACATCAGGAATAAACTATACAAATCCTATTCAAGGTTTAGATAAATTAACAAACTTGAAAGCAGTAAATTTAATATTTGGAACTGAAGCATCTGAGTACACAACTGAAAAAGATATTGAGATAGGACCAAATATATTAAATCCATATAATGATGTGATAAGAGATGTAAGTTCAGCAGGGGGTGGAAAAGTTGAATTTTTAATGAATTCAAGTAATTTAACTTGGATAGCAACGGCTACTCAAAATGTTGATTTAACAATAGCAAAATTATATCTATCTAAAAGACCTTATACAACATTTGCAAAAGAAAAAGATACCTATAATTTTATGGATGGGTTGGAACAAAGATATGGTGTTGAAAAAGAAGGAACAAGAGAAAGAGAATTGTTTAAAAAGATAAATAAACTAGGACTTAACGAGATTGAACAAAAGTTATTTGTACAGGCAGTAGATGAAATGAAAGGTCATCAATACGCTAATGTTCAACAAAGAATACAAGCAACTGGAAATATATTAGATAAAGAATTTAACTACCTAAGAAATGAATGGTCTAACCCAACTAAAGATTCTAATAAGATTAAAACTTTTGGTGTAAAAGGTGAATACAACACTAATACTGCAGGAGTAATTGACTATACAAATAATGCTTATGGAGTGGCTTATGTTCATGAAGATGAAACTGTAAGACTTGGAGAATCTGTAGGTTGGTATGCAGGTATAGTTCATAATACATTTAAGTTTAAAGATTTTGGAAACTCTAAAGAAGAGCAATTACAAGCTAAGGTTGGACTATTTAAATCAGTTCCATTTGACGAAAATAATAGCTTAAATTGGAGAATATCTGGAGATGTATTTGCAGGATATAACAAGATGAACAGAAAATTCTTGGTAGTTGATGAAGTATTTGGTTCAAAAGGTAGATATCATACTTATGGACTAGGTCTAAAGAATGAAATATCTAAAGAATTTAGATTGAGCGAATCATTTACATTCAAACCATATGCAGCTCTAGGCTTAGAATATGGAAGAGTATCAAAAATAAGTGAAAAATCAGGAGAAATGAAATTAGAAGTTAAA
- the trmL gene encoding tRNA (uridine(34)/cytosine(34)/5-carboxymethylaminomethyluridine(34)-2'-O)-methyltransferase TrmL, producing the protein MNIVLYQPEIPYNTGNIGRSCVLTNSTLHLIKPLGFSLDEKQVKRAGMDYWHLVDLKIWESFEEFLEANKGIRLFYATTKTKQKYSDVKYEENDFIMFGPESRGIPEEILNKNPERCITIPMIPMGRSLNLSNSAVIILYEAYRQLGFNF; encoded by the coding sequence ATGAATATAGTATTGTATCAACCTGAAATTCCATATAATACAGGAAATATTGGAAGAAGTTGTGTATTAACAAATTCAACTTTGCATTTAATAAAGCCATTAGGTTTTTCTCTTGATGAAAAACAAGTAAAAAGAGCTGGAATGGATTATTGGCACTTAGTAGATTTAAAAATTTGGGAATCTTTTGAAGAATTTTTAGAAGCTAATAAAGGTATAAGACTATTTTATGCTACAACAAAGACTAAACAAAAATATTCTGATGTCAAATATGAGGAAAATGATTTTATCATGTTTGGACCAGAATCAAGAGGAATACCTGAAGAAATTTTAAACAAAAATCCTGAAAGATGTATAACTATCCCAATGATACCAATGGGAAGATCTTTAAATCTTTCTAATTCGGCTGTTATAATTTTGTATGAGGCATATAGACAATTAGGTTTTAATTTTTAG
- a CDS encoding histidine phosphatase family protein has protein sequence MEIYFVRHGQTIWNVEKRFQGLSDSPLTELGITQAKLLGKKLKDIKFDKFYSTSLKRANDTANYIKGDRDQEVEIFDDFIEISMGDMEGMGHEKFKELYPVQLKNFFFNQIEYDPREYNGESFLEVRERVIKGLNKFVELNKNYERVLVVSHGATLKTLLHYISGKDISTLSDEAIPKNTSYTIVEYKDGKFEITDFSNTSHLEEIK, from the coding sequence ATGGAGATATATTTTGTAAGACATGGACAAACGATTTGGAATGTCGAGAAAAGATTCCAAGGGCTTTCTGATTCTCCTCTTACTGAGTTAGGAATTACTCAAGCTAAATTATTAGGTAAAAAATTAAAAGATATTAAATTCGATAAATTTTATTCAACATCTTTAAAAAGAGCAAATGATACCGCAAACTATATAAAAGGTGACAGAGACCAAGAAGTTGAAATTTTTGATGATTTTATTGAAATTTCAATGGGAGATATGGAAGGTATGGGACATGAGAAATTTAAAGAACTTTATCCTGTCCAATTAAAAAACTTCTTTTTTAATCAAATTGAATATGATCCAAGAGAATATAATGGTGAAAGTTTTCTTGAAGTTAGAGAAAGAGTTATCAAAGGTTTAAATAAGTTTGTTGAATTAAATAAAAATTATGAAAGAGTTTTAGTTGTGAGCCATGGAGCAACTTTAAAAACTTTACTACACTATATAAGTGGAAAAGATATTTCTACTTTAAGTGATGAAGCAATACCTAAAAATACTAGCTACACTATAGTAGAATACAAAGATGGAAAATTTGAAATTACAGATTTTTCTAACACAAGTCATTTAGAAGAAATAAAATAA
- a CDS encoding SpoIID/LytB domain-containing protein gives MNKKISLIIVSAFLLLACSNNSGKKVKPVKPNGDYKVGTVVEGSSNNTNIERGNREKITLENTVFKKLGLPLPYNTFGAAIPYLVPVNDNHKESFSVFGEYDENKALKYFKNLSSRGHGDNSPYWRWKTSIKKSDLYNKVESRIVSIYKTNPRNVLTLVNGEWQQAPIRSVGDVQDIIVAARGESGIITHMLIITSNGKYLVAKEFNVRKLLATNNALYGSKGEEGSYASKPIMPSVSSLPSAYLALEEDGGYIHIYGGGYGHGVGMSQFAAGTLAKSGENYKSILKRYYTNVKLSSVESVLGNNKEIKVGITTNGSLEHGRLNIFSLENKVQIYNEDFDITVGANERVDVRNSSGAVTITLENGKEYKTRNPLNFYAKGEYLTISPVRKAHTTSPKYRGILTIIPRSSSLRVINTIDIEKYLLQVVASEMPRSFGVEALKVQAVAARTYAVSDILKGKYAKDGFHIKDTVESQVYNNQVENEDATRAIKETAGEIMTYDGMPIDAKYFSTSSGFTSHASNVW, from the coding sequence ATGAATAAAAAAATATCTTTGATAATTGTATCAGCATTTTTGCTATTAGCCTGTTCAAATAATTCAGGGAAAAAGGTTAAACCAGTAAAACCTAATGGAGACTACAAAGTAGGTACTGTAGTTGAAGGAAGTAGTAACAATACTAATATTGAAAGAGGAAATAGAGAAAAAATAACTTTAGAAAATACTGTATTTAAAAAATTAGGATTACCTTTACCATATAATACTTTTGGAGCAGCTATACCTTACTTAGTTCCTGTAAATGATAACCATAAGGAAAGTTTCTCAGTTTTTGGAGAATATGATGAAAATAAAGCTCTAAAATACTTTAAAAATTTATCTTCAAGAGGACATGGAGATAACTCACCTTATTGGAGATGGAAAACAAGTATTAAAAAATCAGATTTATATAATAAGGTAGAAAGTAGAATAGTTTCTATCTATAAAACAAATCCTAGAAATGTTTTAACTCTTGTAAATGGTGAGTGGCAACAAGCACCTATAAGAAGTGTTGGAGATGTTCAAGATATAATAGTTGCAGCAAGAGGAGAATCTGGAATAATAACTCATATGCTTATCATAACTAGCAATGGTAAGTACTTAGTAGCAAAAGAATTTAATGTAAGAAAACTTTTAGCAACTAACAATGCACTTTATGGTTCAAAAGGAGAAGAAGGTTCTTATGCTTCTAAACCAATTATGCCTAGTGTAAGTTCATTACCTTCAGCATATCTAGCTTTAGAAGAAGATGGAGGATATATCCACATATATGGTGGAGGATATGGACATGGAGTTGGAATGTCTCAATTCGCAGCTGGAACTTTAGCTAAGAGTGGAGAAAACTATAAAAGTATTTTAAAAAGATACTATACTAATGTAAAACTTTCATCTGTAGAATCTGTTTTAGGTAACAATAAAGAAATTAAAGTTGGTATCACAACTAATGGAAGTTTAGAACATGGAAGACTTAATATTTTCTCATTAGAAAATAAAGTTCAAATATATAATGAAGACTTTGATATAACAGTTGGAGCAAATGAAAGAGTTGATGTAAGAAATTCTTCAGGAGCAGTGACTATAACTCTTGAAAACGGAAAAGAGTATAAGACTAGAAATCCTTTAAATTTCTATGCTAAGGGAGAATATTTAACAATTAGTCCTGTTAGAAAAGCTCATACTACTTCTCCAAAATACAGAGGTATCTTAACTATAATTCCAAGAAGTTCTAGTTTAAGAGTAATAAACACGATAGATATTGAAAAATATCTGTTACAAGTTGTTGCAAGTGAAATGCCAAGAAGCTTTGGTGTTGAAGCATTGAAAGTACAAGCTGTTGCAGCAAGAACTTATGCGGTTAGTGATATATTAAAGGGTAAGTATGCTAAAGATGGTTTCCATATAAAAGATACTGTTGAAAGCCAAGTATATAATAACCAAGTAGAAAACGAAGATGCAACTCGTGCTATAAAAGAAACTGCTGGAGAAATTATGACTTATGATGGTATGCCTATAGATGCTAAATACTTCTCAACATCTTCTGGATTTACAAGCCATGCTTCTAATGTATGGTAA